From the genome of Haloterrigena sp. KLK7, one region includes:
- a CDS encoding ribbon-helix-helix domain-containing protein, which yields MSRSSSDEIAADPNHSRAENGPTLERVTFRATDDQLAALESLVDDGVYHSRSEALRAGVQQLLERHRDAGTDGESR from the coding sequence GTGTCGCGTAGTTCGTCCGACGAGATCGCGGCCGACCCGAACCACTCCCGCGCGGAGAACGGCCCGACCCTCGAGCGAGTGACGTTCCGGGCCACTGACGACCAACTCGCGGCCCTCGAGTCCCTCGTCGACGACGGCGTCTACCACTCCCGGAGCGAAGCGCTCCGGGCCGGCGTGCAACAGCTCCTCGAGCGACACCGGGACGCCGGAACCGACGGAGAGAGCCGGTAG
- a CDS encoding four-helix bundle copper-binding protein, whose protein sequence is MALTQIDHISENEEMQDCIDNCFEAAQACEWCADECAGEGEEMAECLRLCRDVADLTTMHARFMARDSNYSAQLAEACAGACEECAEECERHDAEHCQVCADALRDCAETCRDMASA, encoded by the coding sequence ATGGCACTGACTCAGATCGACCACATCAGCGAGAACGAGGAGATGCAGGACTGTATCGACAACTGCTTCGAAGCCGCTCAGGCGTGCGAGTGGTGTGCCGACGAGTGCGCCGGCGAGGGCGAGGAGATGGCCGAGTGTCTCCGGCTCTGCCGAGACGTCGCCGACCTGACGACGATGCACGCGCGGTTCATGGCTCGCGACTCGAACTACAGCGCGCAACTCGCCGAAGCCTGCGCCGGCGCCTGTGAAGAGTGCGCCGAGGAGTGCGAACGCCACGACGCCGAACACTGTCAGGTCTGTGCGGACGCCCTCCGGGACTGCGCGGAGACCTGCCGAGACATGGCGTCGGCCTGA
- a CDS encoding ArsR family transcriptional regulator: MNGLSPFVGYNLAIGVVVALELLYLLSLEESVTAYRRFVLVTVAGLVLAVIGGPIVELVAPQLVHWVHGTAALLVIFGLYDPVTNDVRTTEWERVLLTEPSRIRRPAEWMTPMDDEVLGALHGTDLVLTPAVVAFNTGFSRKEVNRRLIELADHGFVEKVERGKYRLTRRGEQYLRGQLSATSSSDAETGVRG; the protein is encoded by the coding sequence GTGAACGGACTGAGCCCCTTCGTCGGCTACAACCTGGCGATCGGCGTCGTCGTCGCCCTCGAGCTCCTGTATCTCCTCTCGCTCGAGGAGTCGGTGACGGCCTACCGTCGGTTCGTGCTCGTCACCGTCGCCGGGCTAGTGCTGGCCGTGATCGGCGGGCCGATCGTCGAGCTGGTCGCGCCGCAGCTCGTCCACTGGGTTCACGGCACAGCGGCGTTGCTGGTCATCTTCGGCCTCTACGATCCCGTGACGAACGACGTGCGGACGACGGAGTGGGAGCGCGTGCTGTTGACCGAGCCGTCGCGGATCCGGCGACCGGCCGAGTGGATGACGCCGATGGACGACGAGGTCCTCGGCGCGCTCCACGGCACGGATCTCGTACTGACGCCGGCGGTCGTCGCCTTCAACACCGGGTTCAGCCGGAAGGAAGTGAACCGCCGCCTGATCGAACTCGCGGATCACGGGTTCGTCGAAAAGGTCGAACGGGGGAAGTACCGACTGACGCGACGCGGAGAGCAGTACCTCCGAGGACAGCTCTCGGCGACCTCGTCGTCGGACGCCGAAACGGGCGTTCGGGGATGA
- a CDS encoding sugar phosphate isomerase/epimerase — MVRTGIQLYTLRGLEDELPTLLRRVAETEFDGVELAGFGETAPREVAAVLEDVDLEVAGAHVGIDALEDDLDGVAETCAALDCDRVVVPYLGDGHFESAAAVRETAARLSELADRLAERGLALGYHNHDHEFVPLEGDDRSAFDLLIDETDASLLIELDVGWAAAAGRDPTALLERLEGRAPLVHLKDVAEGRPVELGDGEVDVDACAAAARDAGAEWLLYEHDEPSDPAASLARGARTLSKFRE, encoded by the coding sequence ATGGTCCGAACCGGGATCCAGCTGTACACGCTACGAGGCCTCGAGGACGAACTCCCGACGCTGCTCCGCCGCGTCGCCGAGACCGAGTTCGACGGCGTCGAACTCGCCGGCTTCGGTGAAACCGCTCCGCGGGAAGTCGCCGCCGTCCTCGAGGACGTCGACCTCGAGGTCGCCGGCGCCCACGTCGGAATCGACGCGCTCGAGGACGACCTCGACGGCGTGGCCGAAACCTGCGCGGCTCTCGACTGCGATCGGGTCGTCGTCCCGTATCTCGGCGACGGTCACTTCGAGAGCGCGGCGGCCGTCCGAGAGACTGCGGCCCGGCTCTCGGAACTGGCCGATCGACTCGCGGAGCGCGGGCTCGCGCTGGGGTATCACAACCACGACCACGAGTTCGTCCCGCTCGAGGGCGACGACCGGAGCGCGTTCGACCTCCTGATCGACGAGACCGATGCCTCCCTGCTGATCGAGCTCGACGTCGGCTGGGCGGCCGCGGCCGGCCGCGATCCGACCGCGTTACTCGAGCGACTCGAGGGACGAGCTCCGCTGGTCCACCTCAAGGACGTGGCCGAGGGCCGGCCGGTCGAACTGGGCGACGGCGAGGTCGACGTCGACGCCTGCGCGGCGGCGGCCCGCGACGCCGGCGCCGAGTGGCTGCTCTACGAGCACGACGAGCCGTCGGATCCCGCCGCCTCGCTCGCACGCGGGGCCCGGACGCTCTCGAAATTTCGCGAGTAA
- a CDS encoding DEAD/DEAH box helicase family protein, whose amino-acid sequence MTRPQDDRTDSTSIALRYEDGTVRIDGLEGAPLAAVRESVPDLAADPRTDGRRVPAFRYADLRAALADATANPDRIDDRVLALESPTDLRSAYELREYQREALSAWFETDRWADAAVDSDRNSLSSAPAGVLELPTGSGKTVIALKAIERLSTPTLVVVPTIDLLEQWQRELEREFQCPIGRFGGGEQRLEPITVSTYDSAYLKADSVGDRFGLVVFDEVHHLGGEGYREIARLLAAPARLGLTATFERPDGAHDVIEGIVGPLVHRVGADELAGDHLANYDIKRLAVELTPEEREAYERNQEVFTDYLARSGIQMQSGSDYQELVKRSGSDPEAREALLARQRAREIMFGSEAKLEALEGILDDHRGERTIVFTAHNDLAYDVSERFLIPTITHQTGTAERREILERFREGTYTRIATSNVLDEGVDVPDASVAVVLSGSGSEREFTQRLGRILRPKADGGRALLYEVVAEDTGEERIAGRRRDR is encoded by the coding sequence GTGACGCGGCCCCAGGACGACCGTACGGATTCGACGTCGATCGCGCTCCGGTACGAGGACGGCACCGTCCGGATCGACGGCCTCGAGGGAGCCCCTCTCGCCGCCGTTCGCGAGTCGGTTCCCGATCTCGCGGCCGATCCGCGCACTGACGGACGGCGCGTCCCCGCGTTTCGCTACGCCGATCTCCGGGCGGCGCTGGCGGACGCGACCGCGAATCCCGACCGGATCGACGATCGGGTGCTCGCACTCGAGTCCCCGACCGACCTCCGCTCGGCGTACGAACTCCGCGAGTACCAACGCGAGGCGCTGTCGGCGTGGTTCGAGACCGACCGCTGGGCGGACGCCGCCGTCGACTCCGACCGGAACTCGCTCTCCAGCGCGCCCGCGGGCGTCCTCGAACTCCCGACGGGCAGCGGCAAGACGGTCATCGCGCTGAAGGCGATCGAGCGGCTCTCGACCCCGACGCTCGTCGTCGTCCCGACGATCGACCTGCTCGAGCAGTGGCAGCGGGAACTCGAGCGGGAGTTTCAGTGCCCGATCGGACGCTTCGGCGGCGGCGAGCAGCGCCTCGAGCCGATCACGGTCTCGACGTACGACTCGGCGTACCTCAAAGCCGACTCGGTCGGCGACCGGTTCGGGCTGGTCGTCTTCGACGAGGTCCACCACCTCGGCGGCGAGGGCTACCGCGAGATCGCGCGCCTGCTCGCGGCGCCCGCCCGACTCGGACTCACGGCGACGTTCGAACGTCCCGACGGTGCCCACGACGTGATCGAGGGGATCGTCGGTCCGCTCGTCCACCGCGTCGGGGCCGACGAATTAGCGGGCGACCACCTGGCGAACTACGATATCAAGCGCCTCGCGGTCGAACTCACTCCCGAGGAGCGCGAGGCATACGAGCGCAATCAAGAGGTGTTCACCGACTACCTCGCGCGCTCGGGAATTCAAATGCAGAGCGGCTCCGACTACCAGGAACTGGTCAAGCGGTCGGGATCGGACCCGGAGGCCCGCGAGGCCCTGCTCGCTCGCCAGCGCGCGCGAGAGATCATGTTCGGCAGCGAGGCGAAGCTCGAGGCCCTCGAGGGGATCCTCGACGACCACCGCGGCGAGCGGACGATCGTCTTCACGGCCCACAACGACCTCGCGTACGACGTCAGCGAGCGGTTTCTGATTCCGACGATCACCCATCAGACGGGCACGGCGGAGCGACGGGAGATCCTGGAGCGCTTCCGCGAGGGGACGTACACCCGAATCGCGACCTCGAACGTCTTGGACGAGGGGGTCGACGTGCCCGACGCGTCGGTCGCGGTGGTGCTCTCGGGCAGCGGCAGCGAGCGGGAGTTCACCCAGCGACTCGGCCGGATCCTCCGTCCGAAAGCCGACGGCGGTCGCGCGCTCCTCTACGAGGTCGTCGCCGAGGACACCGGCGAGGAACGGATCGCGGGACGGCGTCGAGACCGGTGA
- the grpE gene encoding nucleotide exchange factor GrpE has protein sequence MSEDEDTDATARGVPSEDNSGDADSSDSASTTDADESTVEADAPATDSSAGGEDSEGHAGDESSADATDGTASRPETSDDVQQLLDRVTEYDDELAHKVNAIVEEARDLNGTVSDQREELEDLTERVEEQAATIEELQDELEAREERLEETEDEVEDLKSRLKRKQADFQNYKKRAKKRQDQIKERATEDLVERLLGVRDNLKRALEEDSDDADSLREGVEMTLREFDRILEDENVSEIDPEPGTETDPQRHEVMMRVDSAQPEGTVADVYTPGYEMGDKVIQNAQVTVSNGELEGEDGAGDEADGTDATDESDEDADAGSTADTDGDQSDESTDENEGAIELGGEVADEDDRTGSDDEATADSE, from the coding sequence ATGAGCGAAGACGAGGACACGGACGCTACCGCCCGGGGTGTCCCGTCCGAGGACAACTCCGGCGACGCCGATTCGTCCGACAGCGCATCGACGACGGACGCCGACGAATCGACCGTCGAGGCCGACGCGCCGGCGACGGACTCGTCGGCCGGCGGCGAGGACTCGGAGGGGCACGCGGGCGACGAATCGAGCGCGGACGCGACCGACGGGACGGCGTCGCGACCCGAAACGAGCGACGACGTCCAGCAACTCCTCGATCGGGTCACTGAGTACGACGACGAACTCGCGCACAAGGTCAACGCCATCGTCGAGGAGGCCCGCGACCTGAACGGGACCGTCTCCGACCAGCGCGAGGAACTCGAGGACCTGACCGAGCGCGTCGAGGAACAGGCCGCCACGATCGAGGAACTCCAGGACGAGCTCGAGGCCAGAGAGGAGCGACTCGAGGAGACCGAGGACGAGGTCGAGGACTTAAAGAGCCGACTGAAGCGCAAACAGGCGGACTTCCAGAACTACAAGAAACGCGCCAAGAAGCGCCAGGACCAGATCAAAGAGCGCGCGACCGAGGACCTCGTCGAGCGACTGCTCGGCGTCCGGGACAACCTGAAACGCGCCCTCGAGGAGGACAGCGACGATGCCGACAGCCTGCGCGAGGGCGTCGAGATGACCCTCAGGGAGTTCGACCGCATCCTCGAGGACGAGAACGTCTCCGAGATCGACCCCGAGCCCGGGACCGAGACCGACCCGCAGCGCCACGAGGTCATGATGCGCGTCGACAGCGCCCAGCCCGAAGGCACCGTCGCCGACGTCTACACGCCCGGCTACGAGATGGGCGACAAGGTCATCCAGAACGCGCAGGTGACCGTCTCCAACGGCGAACTCGAGGGCGAGGACGGCGCCGGCGACGAGGCCGACGGGACGGACGCGACGGACGAGAGCGACGAGGATGCGGACGCCGGATCGACGGCCGATACCGACGGGGACCAGTCGGACGAGTCGACCGACGAGAACGAGGGCGCGATCGAACTCGGCGGCGAGGTCGCAGACGAGGACGACCGGACCGGATCCGACGACGAAGCGACCGCCGACTCGGAGTGA
- the dnaK gene encoding molecular chaperone DnaK: MASNKILGIDLGTTNSAFAVMEGGDPEIIVNSEGERTTPSVVAFTDDEERLVGKPAKNQAVQNPEKTIQSIKRHIGEEDYTVEIEDEEYTPEQISAMILQKIKRDAEDYLGDEIEKAVITVPAYFSDRQRQATKDAGEIAGFEVERIINEPTAASMAYGLDDDSDQTVLVYDLGGGTFDVSILDLGGGVYEVVATNGDNDLGGDDWDEAIIDWLADEFEEEHGIDLRDDRQALQRLKDAAEEAKIELSSRKETEINLPFITATDDGPIHLEESLTRAKFESLTSDLIDRTVEPTEQALEDAGYEKDDIDEVLLVGGSTRMPQVEEKVEELTGKEPQKNVNPDEAVALGAAIQGGVLGGEVDDIVLLDVTPLSLGIEVKGGLFERLIEKNTTIPTEESKIFTTAADNQTSVQVRVFQGERELAEKNELLGEFHLTGIPPAPAGTPQIEVTFSIDENGIVNVSAEDKGSGESEEITIEGGAGLSDAEIEKMQEEAEKHAEEDKQKRERIEARNTAEATIQRAETLLEENDEEVDDDLRADIEAAIEDLEETIDDGDADAEDIEAATEDLSKELQEIGKQIYQEAGAAGAGGAGGAAGGAAGGAAGAGPGGMGGGPNPGPDAGAAAGGEDEEYVDADFEDVDDEDED; this comes from the coding sequence ATGGCGAGCAACAAAATTCTCGGAATCGACCTCGGGACGACGAACAGCGCGTTCGCGGTGATGGAAGGCGGCGATCCGGAGATCATCGTCAACTCCGAAGGCGAACGGACGACGCCCTCCGTCGTCGCCTTTACCGACGACGAGGAGCGCCTCGTCGGGAAACCCGCGAAGAACCAGGCCGTTCAGAACCCCGAAAAGACGATTCAGTCAATCAAGCGTCACATCGGCGAGGAGGACTATACCGTCGAGATCGAGGACGAGGAGTACACGCCCGAACAGATCTCGGCGATGATCCTCCAGAAGATCAAGCGCGACGCCGAGGACTACCTCGGCGACGAGATCGAGAAGGCCGTCATCACGGTCCCGGCGTACTTCTCGGACCGACAGCGCCAGGCGACCAAGGACGCCGGCGAGATCGCCGGCTTCGAGGTCGAGCGCATCATCAACGAGCCGACGGCCGCGTCGATGGCCTACGGCCTCGACGACGACTCCGACCAGACCGTCCTCGTCTACGACCTCGGGGGCGGGACGTTCGACGTCTCTATCCTCGATCTCGGCGGCGGCGTCTACGAGGTCGTCGCGACCAACGGTGACAACGACCTCGGTGGCGACGACTGGGACGAGGCGATCATCGACTGGCTCGCCGACGAGTTCGAGGAGGAACACGGCATCGACCTCCGCGACGATCGACAGGCCCTCCAGCGGCTCAAGGACGCCGCCGAGGAGGCCAAGATCGAACTCTCCTCGCGCAAGGAGACCGAGATCAACCTGCCGTTCATCACGGCGACCGACGACGGCCCGATCCACCTCGAGGAATCCCTGACGCGGGCCAAGTTCGAGTCGCTCACCAGCGACCTCATCGACCGCACCGTCGAGCCCACCGAGCAGGCCCTCGAGGACGCGGGCTACGAGAAGGACGACATCGACGAGGTGCTGCTGGTCGGCGGCTCCACGCGAATGCCCCAGGTCGAGGAGAAAGTCGAGGAGCTGACGGGCAAGGAGCCCCAGAAGAACGTCAACCCCGACGAGGCCGTCGCGCTGGGCGCGGCGATTCAGGGCGGCGTCCTCGGCGGCGAGGTCGACGACATCGTCCTGCTGGACGTCACGCCCCTCAGCCTCGGTATCGAGGTCAAGGGCGGTCTCTTCGAACGCCTCATCGAGAAGAACACGACGATTCCGACCGAGGAGTCGAAGATCTTCACGACCGCGGCGGACAACCAGACCTCGGTGCAGGTTCGGGTCTTCCAGGGCGAGCGCGAACTGGCCGAGAAGAACGAACTGCTCGGTGAGTTCCACCTGACCGGCATCCCACCGGCGCCCGCCGGAACGCCCCAGATCGAGGTCACGTTCTCCATCGACGAGAACGGGATCGTCAACGTCTCCGCCGAGGACAAGGGCAGCGGCGAGAGCGAGGAGATCACCATCGAGGGCGGTGCCGGCCTCTCCGACGCGGAGATCGAGAAGATGCAGGAGGAAGCCGAGAAACACGCCGAGGAGGACAAGCAGAAGCGCGAGCGCATCGAGGCTCGCAACACCGCCGAGGCGACGATCCAGCGCGCCGAGACCCTCCTCGAGGAGAACGACGAGGAGGTCGACGACGACCTCCGCGCCGACATCGAGGCCGCGATCGAGGATCTCGAGGAGACGATCGACGACGGCGACGCCGACGCCGAGGACATCGAGGCCGCGACCGAGGACCTGAGCAAGGAGCTCCAGGAGATCGGCAAGCAGATCTACCAGGAGGCCGGCGCCGCGGGCGCTGGCGGCGCTGGTGGTGCGGCCGGTGGCGCCGCGGGCGGCGCTGCGGGCGCCGGCCCCGGCGGCATGGGCGGCGGTCCGAACCCCGGTCCCGACGCCGGCGCTGCTGCCGGCGGCGAGGACGAGGAGTACGTCGACGCCGACTTCGAAGACGTCGACGACGAGGACGAGGACTGA
- the dnaJ gene encoding molecular chaperone DnaJ — MSEDFYDVLGVDQDASAEEIKQAYRQKATEYHPDVSDDPDAEEKFKKIQKAKKVLTDEEKRSAYDRMGHDRYEQAEKHGFDASEGGAGAGGMGGGPFGGMGGGGGMGGGGLGDIFEQVFGGGGGGRGRRRPRKGRDLRTELEIDLEEAYEGAQKQFTVERPEECDVCEGEGHPPEADSQTCPECQGRGQVTQVQQTPLGRVQQTTACPRCEGDGTLYSETCDECRGEGYVRNEATLTVEVPAGIQEGQTLRMEREGAPSPEGGRRGDLLIDVSVRDHEEFEREGDDLRYRLPISFPQATFGDTVEIPTLDGTVELDVPDGTQSGETFRLEGKGMPRLRGRGNGDLYVQVQVVTPESLNEEQREALEAFAEAGGDEIEVKEGFFEKIKRAF; from the coding sequence ATGAGCGAGGACTTCTACGACGTACTCGGTGTGGACCAGGACGCGTCCGCCGAGGAGATCAAACAGGCCTACCGGCAGAAGGCCACCGAATATCATCCGGACGTGAGCGACGACCCCGACGCCGAGGAGAAATTCAAGAAGATCCAGAAGGCGAAGAAGGTCCTCACCGACGAGGAAAAGCGAAGCGCGTACGACCGCATGGGCCACGACCGCTACGAGCAGGCCGAGAAACACGGCTTCGACGCCAGCGAGGGCGGCGCCGGTGCCGGCGGAATGGGCGGCGGCCCGTTCGGCGGCATGGGCGGCGGTGGCGGGATGGGCGGCGGCGGGCTCGGCGACATCTTCGAGCAGGTCTTCGGCGGCGGTGGCGGCGGCCGCGGGCGCCGGCGACCGCGCAAGGGTCGGGACCTGCGGACCGAACTCGAGATCGACCTCGAGGAGGCCTACGAGGGCGCCCAGAAGCAGTTCACCGTCGAGCGGCCCGAGGAGTGCGACGTCTGCGAGGGCGAGGGCCACCCGCCGGAGGCGGACTCCCAGACCTGTCCGGAGTGTCAGGGCCGCGGCCAGGTGACGCAGGTCCAGCAGACGCCGCTGGGACGGGTCCAGCAGACGACCGCCTGTCCGCGCTGTGAGGGCGACGGGACGCTGTACTCCGAGACCTGCGACGAGTGTCGCGGCGAGGGCTACGTGCGCAACGAGGCCACCCTGACCGTCGAGGTCCCGGCGGGCATCCAGGAGGGTCAGACGCTCCGGATGGAACGCGAGGGCGCGCCCAGCCCCGAGGGCGGCCGGCGCGGCGACCTCCTGATCGACGTCTCGGTCCGCGACCACGAGGAGTTCGAGCGCGAGGGCGACGACCTCCGGTATCGGCTCCCCATCTCGTTCCCGCAGGCCACCTTCGGCGACACCGTCGAGATCCCGACGCTGGACGGGACCGTCGAACTCGACGTTCCGGACGGAACCCAGAGCGGCGAGACCTTCCGCCTCGAGGGGAAGGGGATGCCTCGCCTGCGCGGCCGCGGGAACGGCGACCTCTACGTGCAGGTGCAGGTCGTCACCCCCGAGAGCTTAAACGAGGAACAGCGCGAGGCCCTCGAGGCGTTCGCCGAGGCCGGCGGCGACGAGATCGAAGTCAAGGAAGGGTTCTTCGAGAAGATCAAGCGGGCGTTTTAG
- a CDS encoding carboxymuconolactone decarboxylase family protein: MVSNETQAEIEEYLGTVPSWIDALPEPAADHSWGIVRDLQLEETELEGREKALVALGAAAAMQCPYCVHFHREEAKLEDVTDDELSEAIGVASGVRYFSTVLHGAEIDQESFVSETEEIVDHVRDQRAAAPSDD, translated from the coding sequence ATGGTATCGAACGAAACGCAAGCGGAAATCGAAGAGTATCTCGGGACGGTTCCGAGCTGGATCGACGCGCTCCCGGAGCCGGCCGCCGACCACAGCTGGGGGATCGTCCGCGACCTCCAGCTCGAAGAGACCGAACTCGAGGGGCGAGAGAAGGCGCTGGTCGCCCTCGGCGCGGCGGCGGCGATGCAGTGTCCGTACTGCGTGCACTTCCACAGGGAGGAGGCGAAACTCGAGGACGTGACCGACGACGAACTGTCCGAAGCGATCGGCGTCGCCAGCGGCGTGCGATACTTCTCGACGGTACTCCACGGCGCGGAGATCGACCAGGAGTCGTTCGTCTCCGAGACCGAGGAGATCGTCGACCACGTCAGGGATCAGCGGGCCGCGGCGCCGAGCGACGACTGA
- a CDS encoding DJ-1/PfpI family protein, whose translation MSHKILLLAGDFVEDYEVMVPFQALQMVGHEVHAVCPEKEAGDACPTAIHDFEGDQTYTEKPGHNFELNHDFDAVDPAEYDALVVPGGRAPEYLRTYDEVLEITRHFFEEDKPVAALCHGVQILAAADVLEGRTCTGYPALEADVTIAGGEWEDGVTRDGTLVTGQAWPDHPEWLAAFLDVLGTEIDHADAAPAAADD comes from the coding sequence ATGTCACACAAAATCCTGCTGCTCGCGGGCGACTTCGTCGAAGACTACGAGGTAATGGTCCCGTTCCAGGCGCTCCAGATGGTCGGCCACGAGGTCCACGCCGTCTGTCCCGAGAAGGAGGCCGGCGACGCCTGTCCGACGGCGATCCACGACTTCGAGGGCGACCAGACCTATACCGAGAAGCCGGGCCACAATTTCGAGCTAAATCACGACTTCGACGCCGTCGATCCCGCCGAGTACGACGCCCTCGTCGTCCCCGGCGGCCGCGCGCCCGAGTACCTCCGGACCTACGACGAGGTCCTCGAGATCACCCGCCACTTCTTCGAGGAAGACAAACCCGTCGCGGCGCTCTGTCACGGCGTCCAGATCCTCGCGGCCGCGGACGTCCTCGAGGGCCGAACCTGTACCGGCTATCCGGCGCTCGAGGCCGACGTGACGATTGCCGGCGGCGAGTGGGAAGACGGCGTCACGCGCGACGGCACCCTCGTGACGGGACAGGCGTGGCCGGACCACCCCGAGTGGCTCGCGGCGTTCCTCGACGTGCTCGGCACCGAGATCGATCACGCGGACGCCGCGCCGGCCGCCGCGGACGACTGA
- a CDS encoding FAD-dependent oxidoreductase, translating to MSDDFDPESASPRPESLWLATTPTTDYDPLEGDLEVDVAVVGGGITGLTAAIELQEAGKTVAVLESDRIVESTTGHTTAKLTSQHGLIYDTLVSEFGPEKARQYAQANEAAIDAVERRVEEHGIDCDFRRTPAYTYAASSDDVSQVSTEAETAQRLGLPAAYVEETPLPFETEGAVRFDDQAEFHPRKYLLAIAEQIHEDDGDSAVFEETRAVDIDPGEPCRVETERGAVAADDVVVATHFPFFDRAGYFSRMHPHRAYLLAVRVDEEPPEGMYYNTASPPATIRTQPAEPADDTDEPGELLLVGGQSHKPSVSGPPTSERYRRCERFAREHFTVESIEYRWSTMDYSPVDEVPFIGPLDPFSEHVYVGTGFKGWGMSGGTAAGMILADLIVEGSSPHADVFDPQRFPPKSAAKTYLEENAKVGGSFVGDRIKSVLASLRADGADIPAPGEGQITRRTGRPMGVYRDEEGSVHAVSAVCPHMGCLVRWNDAERTWDCPCHGSRFTHDGDVLSGPALEGLPYREL from the coding sequence ATGTCAGACGATTTCGATCCCGAATCCGCGTCCCCGCGCCCGGAATCGCTGTGGCTGGCCACGACGCCGACCACCGACTACGACCCGCTCGAGGGCGACCTCGAGGTGGACGTCGCCGTCGTCGGTGGCGGCATCACCGGGCTGACCGCCGCGATCGAGTTGCAGGAGGCCGGAAAGACAGTGGCAGTCCTCGAGTCGGACCGCATCGTCGAGAGCACGACCGGTCACACGACGGCCAAGCTGACCTCTCAGCACGGGCTGATCTACGACACGCTCGTCTCCGAGTTCGGACCGGAGAAGGCGAGGCAGTACGCGCAGGCGAACGAGGCGGCGATCGACGCCGTCGAACGGCGCGTCGAGGAGCACGGTATCGACTGCGACTTCCGGCGGACGCCGGCCTACACGTACGCGGCCTCGTCCGACGACGTCTCGCAGGTCAGCACGGAGGCGGAGACGGCCCAGCGGCTCGGGCTCCCGGCCGCGTACGTCGAGGAGACGCCCCTCCCGTTCGAGACCGAGGGGGCGGTTCGGTTCGACGACCAGGCGGAGTTCCACCCGCGGAAGTACCTGCTCGCGATCGCCGAGCAGATCCACGAGGACGACGGTGACAGCGCCGTCTTCGAGGAGACCCGCGCGGTCGATATCGACCCCGGCGAGCCCTGTCGCGTCGAGACGGAACGCGGCGCGGTCGCCGCCGACGACGTCGTGGTCGCGACGCACTTCCCCTTCTTCGATCGGGCCGGCTACTTCTCGCGGATGCACCCCCATCGGGCCTACCTGCTGGCGGTCCGCGTCGACGAGGAGCCACCCGAGGGGATGTACTACAACACGGCCTCGCCGCCGGCCACGATTCGAACGCAGCCCGCGGAACCGGCGGACGACACCGACGAACCGGGGGAACTCCTCCTCGTCGGCGGCCAGAGCCACAAGCCGAGCGTCAGCGGGCCGCCGACCTCAGAGCGGTATCGCCGCTGCGAGCGGTTCGCCCGCGAGCACTTCACTGTCGAGTCGATCGAGTACCGCTGGTCGACGATGGACTACTCGCCGGTCGACGAGGTCCCGTTCATCGGGCCGCTCGATCCCTTCTCCGAGCACGTCTACGTCGGCACCGGGTTCAAGGGCTGGGGGATGTCCGGCGGCACCGCCGCGGGGATGATCCTCGCCGACCTGATCGTCGAGGGCTCGAGCCCGCACGCTGACGTGTTCGATCCCCAGCGGTTCCCGCCGAAGTCGGCCGCCAAGACCTACCTCGAGGAGAACGCGAAAGTCGGCGGCAGTTTCGTCGGCGACCGCATCAAGTCCGTCCTCGCCTCGCTCCGCGCCGACGGCGCCGATATCCCGGCCCCCGGGGAGGGGCAGATTACTCGCCGGACCGGACGCCCGATGGGCGTCTACCGCGACGAGGAGGGCTCGGTCCACGCGGTCTCGGCGGTCTGTCCGCACATGGGCTGTCTCGTCCGGTGGAACGACGCCGAGCGGACCTGGGACTGTCCCTGCCACGGCTCGCGCTTTACCCACGACGGCGACGTGCTCTCGGGGCCCGCGCTCGAGGGCCTGCCGTATCGAGAACTCTGA